A segment of the Prochlorococcus sp. RS04 genome:
AGGTTGTTATTTCCAATAAAGTTCATACTGAAGTTATTGAGTTATTAGAAAAAAATTTTGAAGTAATTAGTAACCAAAATGATAAACCTCTAACTTATAAAAAATTAAAGTTCTTATGTAAAGATGCACATGGTGTGATGGTATTCATGCCCGATAGGATTGATAAAAACTTTTTAGATAATTCAAAAAATTTAGAGATCATCTCTGGAGCACTAAGAGGATTTGACAATATTGATTTGGAAGAGTGCATAAAAAGAAATATTAAATTTACAATGATCCCAGATTTACTTGCTTCGCCAACAGCAGAGTTAACGTTGGGACTTCTTATTGGTTTATCAAGAAATCTACTAATAGGTGATGAATATGTTAGATCTGAAAAGTTTAAAGGTTGGGAACCAAAATTCTTCTCAAATGGGATTGAAGGGAAAAATGTTTGTCTTCTGGGTATGGGTAAATTAGGGGTTGAAGTAGCTAGGAAGATTAAAGGTTTTAATGTAAAACTTTTTTATCATGATTTACAAAAATTAGATTCAATAGATGAACAACAACTAAACACCAAATATCTGGAATTAAATGATCTTTTTGAGAAGGCTGATTATTTGGTTATTCTTTTACCTTTGAAAAACGATACTTACCATTTTATTAACTTTGAAAATATTTTAAAAATAAAAAAAAATTGTTTAATTATTAATACTTCAAGAGGTTCTGTAGTAGATGAGAGTGCAATTGCACAAGCAATTAATTCTGGGCACATAGGAGGATATGCTTCAGATGTCTTTGAATTTGAAGATTTATCGATAAAAGATCGACCAAAAAAAATTAATCAGGAATTATTAAATTTAAGAGATAAGACTTTTTTTACTCCTCATCTTGGCTCCGCAGTTGATGAAGTTAGACTTTTTATTGAATTAGAAGCTGCTCAAAATATTATCAACTTTTTATATCATTAATAGTTTTATACATTTTTATATAAGAGATATTTTCTTTTTTGAAATAATCACCTTCAGATAAAAAACCGAATTTTTCATAAAACATTTGGGCTTTTTTTCTAGAAAATAAATAAATATAATTTATGTTTTTTAATTCTAAGAAAGAAATTGAATGACAAATTAATTTAGACCCAAATCCTTTTTTTTGATAAGCAGGTTTTGTGGCCATTTTTCTTATTCTTGCTTTATTTTCTCTCATGAAAAGTGAAATTATTGATATTAATTCCTCTTGTTTATATAAACCAAAATGTGTCCCATTTTTATCATCTTCAAGAAGACAAAATTCTCTTTTTTTATCTGGCCAAATAGCTTCATGCCTTATATCAATAGTTTGATTAGAATATATTTTTCTAATTGAAATTGGCATTCTTAATTATCTTTTCTTCTTAAATTTACCTTAATCATAAATGTTTAATATCTTGTTAAGACTTGTATTGAGGTGGAATCAGTTTTGAACAATATAAAATTAAAATTCGATAATGACGGATTTATAGTTAATGAGAACCTAATAAATCAAAGTGATTTAGAGGCAATTGAAAAATGGATTAGTGAACTTAACGACTCTAAAGAGGTTAACCATCATTATGAAAAAACAGTTAATGGTAAAGTGCTTTCAAGAACAGAAAACTTTGTAAGCTCGCATACATCTTTTAGGGAATTTCTTTTAAGTTCATCAATAAAAGATTATTTAACTATGCTATTTGATGATGAACCAATATTATTCAAGGAAAAAATAAATTATAAATACCCAGGGGGAGCTGGATATGCACCTCATCAAGATGCTCCTGCTTATCCTTTTGGGAAAAAACACATAACAATGCTATTAGCTATAGATGACTCTGATATAAATAATGGATGTTTGGAATTTGCAAGAGGTAGAAATAATGAGGGCATAATAAATATTGATGAAAAGGGGTGTATAGATTCACTAACCGCAGAAAAATTTGTTTGGGAGAAGATACCTCTTAAAAAAGGAGGCGCAGTATTTTTTGATTCTTTTGTTCCTCACAGAAGTTCAACAAATAAATCTAGTCGTCCAAGAAGAGCGCTATATGTTACTTATAATGCTAAAACTGAAGGCGATTTAAGAAAAGATTATTATGACTTTAAAAAGAACTCTCTTAAAGATGGATATGTAAGTTTAATAGGTCACTTTGAAGGAGAAGCAATTAAATGAAATACAAAACTATTAAAAACTTCAAAAACAAATTACAAAATTCTGATAACAATGAATTTGTAGATTTATTATTTGACTTTATTAAGGAGGAAGGAAAAACTAATTATGATGAATCAGTCACTCAATTACAACATAGTCTCCAAACAGCTTCACTCGCTCGCATTGAAGATGGCAGAAGGCATATAGTAATTGCTTCTTTGTTACACGATATAGGTCATCTTCTAATCGATGAAAATGACTCAAAAAATGATTTCTTAAAAAAAGATCTTAACCATGAAAATATTGCTTCAAATTTTTTAAAAGATTTTTTCTCTGAAGAAATTACAGAAAGTATTCGCTTACACGTTGTAGCAAAAAGATATTTATGCTCAATCGATAATTCTTATTATGAAAGTTTATCTAAAGCATCTAAAAATAGTTTTCAGGTGCAAGGTGGTGCTTTAAATAAAGAAGAGATTAATGAACTAGAAAATAATAAATACTTCAAAGATGCAGTTCGATTAAGAAAATGGGATGATAGAGGAAAAGTTTCTCTAAAAGAAGTTGAAGAATTAGATACTTATAAAGAAATGATTGTTGCCGAAAGATTAGCTATCTATTAAAAATATATTCATAGCTTATATTTATAGATTCTTTAAGAGAATTGCTTATGAATGATGATTCAATTTTTTCTTTTATAAAGTTCTTTATTTTTAATTTCTTAATAAGTGGAAGGCATATTTTACAATGCAAGGTTGAAATTTTATTATTTTGAACATCACTTTTAGAGATAATATCAACATAAAAACTTTTTGATTCAATATTATTCTTTTCTAGAATTATTCCAAGAGTTGTTGAAATACAAGAAGCTAAAGATGCAGACAATAGATTTGAGGGTTTAGTCTGTTCGCAAGAATCATGTAAATTTCTATTCGAATTTGTTTTTATTTTTAAATGATTTTCAAGGATAATTTCACTCTCAAATTCACCTACATATTTCGCCTTAATTGACATATAAAAATAGTTATTATTAAGAGCTTATTATGGATAAATTAACTTAAGATTAAGGCCAAAAAATTTTGCTAAATTTAATAATTGATTAAAAAATTTTAAATGCAATTTTCTGATAGATATCTAAGTATTTGGGTTTTCATAGCAATGTGTATTGGATCTTTATCCGGTTATTTATTTCCTAATTTATCTCAATTTATAGGGGGATTAGAACTCTCAAGAATAAATCTTCCAATAGCAATTCTTATCTGGGGAATGATTTTCCCAATGATGTTATCAATAGATTTCAAGTCAATAATAAATTTGAAATATAAGATTAAAGGATTTTCTATTATCCTTTTTATTAATTGGTTAATAAAACCAGTTTCAATGGCAATCATCGCAGCTTGTTTTTTATATTTTTTATATGGTAAGTTGATAGATCCTGTACTTGCTAAAGAATATATTTCTGGAATGATTCTATTAGGAATAGCACCATGTACAGCAATGGTTTTTGTCTGGAGTAATCTAGCTAAAGGCGATCCTTTATTTACTTTAATACAAGTAGCTATTAATGATCTAATATTAATTTTAGCCTTTCCATTATTGTCAAAAATTCTTTTAGGATTTAATAGTATAGATATCCCGTTAGATACTGTTTTCGGTTCTGTAATAATCTTTATTTTGGTACCACTTTTTCTAGCGATATTTTTAAAAAATAGAATCCATAACGAAAAAAGAATAAAAAGTATTTTGAATAAAAGTAAAAGTTATTCGTTGTTTTTTTTAATTCTTACAGTCTTTTTATTATTTTTTGTTCAATCAAAATCTATATTACAAAATCCTATTCATATAATCTTAATTTCAATTCCATTAATAATACAGACTCTTTTTATTTTTTATTTAACTGCTTTTTCAATGAAGTTTTTTAGGCAAAAGTATTCTATTTCCTGTCCAGGATCGATCATAGCAGCTTCAAACTTTTTTGAACTTGCAGTAGCTGTATCGATAACTCTTTTTGGGATTAATTCAGGAGCTGCTTTAGCCACTATAGTTGGGGTACTAGTAGAAGTTCCTTTGATGCTTTATTTAGTAAATATTTCTAAGTCTTCCAAAATATTATTTATAAAGTAATATTCTCTTCTTCAAGTTTTTTCTTTAGTTCTAGTGGCATATAAGCAATATCTTTTTTAATTGCATCTAAAGCATCTTTATACTTTTCAGGATCAGATAAAAGCGTTTTTATTAAGTTATATTGACTTTCAATTTCCTGAGAGGAAAATTTACTCATTTTTAAAAACTTATCACTTTTTTTATTTTAGATTGACTGTCAATTTAATCTGTCTTTAAATATCAACTCCTAAAATAAATTTAATTTTTAAATTATTTTGGGTTACTTAAAAAAAGAATTTATTAAATCACTTAAAGTTAAAGGGTCCATATTTTTAATTGTGTTAATTATTGGATTTATTTACTCAAGTCCAAAATCAAAAGTAATTATTGCAAATTCTTTGACTTCTTCCGCTAAATTTTTAAACGAAACTGTAGAAATAACAGATAAAGATAGTTGGTTTTCTGAACCTGATTTCATTTTTAGTCTTAGGTTAAAATTACGAGAATTATTGAGAGGAACTCAAAGAGGTTGAGAAGGAGCTAAATGCTAATTATGGTAGATCGACTGTCAATCGTGATATCCAACTTTAGAAACAATATTTCCTGAAACAGGGTCAGTAACACCAAGTTCTGGAGACAACTCTTCCATAAATCCTCTAACCTCATCAAGGTGAGCAATCATAGCTGGTCTTTGAGCTGAAATAGCTTCTGCACTTTTCCAGATCCCAACAAAACAGTAATCATAATTTCCAGTTTTAGCGATATATCTTTGAGTCATCCCCTCAAAACTTGTTTTATCTATTACTTCGAAATACTTATCTACACAATCAGACTTTAATTTAAATCGAACAACATTCATGAAATTTTGAGCAGTCATAAAAAAAGAGGGTTTTTATACCCTCCAATTTTAGATCGACTGTCAATCAATAAGCAGTTCCTCCTAATTTCTCAAGTAATTCATACTTATCTCTTTTCTCATACCACTTATTTAAATCTTCTTCACTTACTGTTTTAAATAAAAATAAGGATATCTTTTCTAAATAATCAGCAATATAAATTCTTGAAATTGGGTTTAGAGAAACATAAATTATGGTAATTAAAACTAATAAAAGTTCAACTAGGAGTATGCGTTTCATTCAGAAATTTAAATTGAAGTTCCTTTTTTGAGCTTTGACGAGGAATCATTTTCTGGAAAAATCTGTTTTATATTTTCTGGAAAGAAAAACTCTAATTGCCTCCTTAAATCACCTTCATATAAATAGTCTTTTGTTGAGACTTTAAAAGTATCTCTTACTAATCGAACATTTATTTTTTCCTTTTTACCTGCCTCATTAATTCTTGATAAAACTAATTTAATTGGCTTATCTTTTGGTCCTTTTATGAGAGAAACAGCTTCATTTATACCCATTCCTTTAGTTGATTTGCCATCTATTTTTATGATTACATCATTTGGTTTAATGTCAGCTGAAGCAGCAGGTGAATCATTTATTACAGATTGAATAGTTAATTCAGCAGTGTCACTATTGAGAAAAAGCCTTATTCCAATCCCTGATATTTCCTTATCTTTTTTATGAGATAGTTTTTTATTAGTTTTCACACATCCTGCATAATCTCGTGCTTCTAAACATTTTTTATGTAATTCATCAGATATTTCAGCATTAACAGCAGTTGGTAAAGCGAGGGCAGCTAGTAATGGGAGTAGTAAGCGTTTCATTTATTTATTCAACAATAATTGAGCCTCCCATCCCAAAAGGAGCATGAGGAGAACAAACATAATAGTATTTCCCAGCTGATACACCCGTTGTGTTCCATGATAGTTTTCC
Coding sequences within it:
- a CDS encoding S41 family peptidase, whose amino-acid sequence is MKRLLLPLLAALALPTAVNAEISDELHKKCLEARDYAGCVKTNKKLSHKKDKEISGIGIRLFLNSDTAELTIQSVINDSPAASADIKPNDVIIKIDGKSTKGMGINEAVSLIKGPKDKPIKLVLSRINEAGKKEKINVRLVRDTFKVSTKDYLYEGDLRRQLEFFFPENIKQIFPENDSSSKLKKGTSI
- a CDS encoding phosphonate dehydrogenase, producing MKKVVISNKVHTEVIELLEKNFEVISNQNDKPLTYKKLKFLCKDAHGVMVFMPDRIDKNFLDNSKNLEIISGALRGFDNIDLEECIKRNIKFTMIPDLLASPTAELTLGLLIGLSRNLLIGDEYVRSEKFKGWEPKFFSNGIEGKNVCLLGMGKLGVEVARKIKGFNVKLFYHDLQKLDSIDEQQLNTKYLELNDLFEKADYLVILLPLKNDTYHFINFENILKIKKNCLIINTSRGSVVDESAIAQAINSGHIGGYASDVFEFEDLSIKDRPKKINQELLNLRDKTFFTPHLGSAVDEVRLFIELEAAQNIINFLYH
- a CDS encoding HD domain-containing protein is translated as MKYKTIKNFKNKLQNSDNNEFVDLLFDFIKEEGKTNYDESVTQLQHSLQTASLARIEDGRRHIVIASLLHDIGHLLIDENDSKNDFLKKDLNHENIASNFLKDFFSEEITESIRLHVVAKRYLCSIDNSYYESLSKASKNSFQVQGGALNKEEINELENNKYFKDAVRLRKWDDRGKVSLKEVEELDTYKEMIVAERLAIY
- the arsB gene encoding ACR3 family arsenite efflux transporter yields the protein MQFSDRYLSIWVFIAMCIGSLSGYLFPNLSQFIGGLELSRINLPIAILIWGMIFPMMLSIDFKSIINLKYKIKGFSIILFINWLIKPVSMAIIAACFLYFLYGKLIDPVLAKEYISGMILLGIAPCTAMVFVWSNLAKGDPLFTLIQVAINDLILILAFPLLSKILLGFNSIDIPLDTVFGSVIIFILVPLFLAIFLKNRIHNEKRIKSILNKSKSYSLFFLILTVFLLFFVQSKSILQNPIHIILISIPLIIQTLFIFYLTAFSMKFFRQKYSISCPGSIIAASNFFELAVAVSITLFGINSGAALATIVGVLVEVPLMLYLVNISKSSKILFIK
- a CDS encoding GNAT family N-acetyltransferase, yielding MPISIRKIYSNQTIDIRHEAIWPDKKREFCLLEDDKNGTHFGLYKQEELISIISLFMRENKARIRKMATKPAYQKKGFGSKLICHSISFLELKNINYIYLFSRKKAQMFYEKFGFLSEGDYFKKENISYIKMYKTINDIKS
- a CDS encoding OsmC family protein — its product is MSIKAKYVGEFESEIILENHLKIKTNSNRNLHDSCEQTKPSNLLSASLASCISTTLGIILEKNNIESKSFYVDIISKSDVQNNKISTLHCKICLPLIKKLKIKNFIKEKIESSFISNSLKESINISYEYIFNR
- a CDS encoding phytanoyl-CoA dioxygenase family protein, encoding MNNIKLKFDNDGFIVNENLINQSDLEAIEKWISELNDSKEVNHHYEKTVNGKVLSRTENFVSSHTSFREFLLSSSIKDYLTMLFDDEPILFKEKINYKYPGGAGYAPHQDAPAYPFGKKHITMLLAIDDSDINNGCLEFARGRNNEGIINIDEKGCIDSLTAEKFVWEKIPLKKGGAVFFDSFVPHRSSTNKSSRPRRALYVTYNAKTEGDLRKDYYDFKKNSLKDGYVSLIGHFEGEAIK